In the genome of Arachis hypogaea cultivar Tifrunner chromosome 9, arahy.Tifrunner.gnm2.J5K5, whole genome shotgun sequence, the window accaaaaataaaatattaaaatcaatgACAGAGTCGTATGTTTTTTTTAGAAACTTAGAATATTTTCATGTTAGCATTGCATTGCCAACGAAGAATGGGTTGTGatatttttccctctttaaaATCGACAAAAATGGtgtcgattttaatatttattatatcgaCGACCTTGACTGTTGATAAATTTAAACGATGAAGATTCTCTTTTAAAATTAGATGGATGGTTtagatttattatataaaatagatGGCTAAAgtgttttttttcaaataaaatcgaTGGTATTGCTGTTGATTTTTATCAACGAAAAATTTCGCCTGCGTTTTACTCCCTACGTTCCTCGTTTTGCCCCAATTCAGCTCAATTTACTTCAGAAGTTAACCCCAATTTGTGCCTTCTCTATTTCACCTCTGCCATTTCACCAACCCACCCTCTCCGATGCCGCCGCGCCTCTATGCTCCGGTGCTACCGTCTCGTTGCTCTACTGCTCCCGCACCTGTTGTCGCCCTGTCACACTCACGCCGCCATCCCTGATTATTGTATTGTACACTCTGATTTTTCTCTTGGCTGTACAATTGATTGAGTTTTGTTTTCTTCTCAGATTATGTGATTCGTTTTGTTAATTGTAACTTGTGAGTATGCGATTTCAGGAATATCTTTAGCGTTTCAAAGATTTCGATTATCTTGCTTGAATATATTTGTTATCAGGATTTTAATTGTAGTTTATGCAAATCGTAGGTATTAGTGATATTGATATACATAACTATACGATAAATTTGAAAGCAAATGATTTTGATGTTTGTCTCATAACTATACGTTCTGAACTCTGTTGTCATCCTTGCCTTGTGGTGGATTCTCACTGATCAATGCTCGCTCCTTCTTTCTTATCAACTCTGTCCCTTACGTGGCACTCTCATATTCTATTCTATCTTGCGTGTTCTTCTCGTTCAGTGCTTTCCCGTGAGTATCAATTCAATTGCTCTTCCTTTTGCTGTAATATGTTTGCTCCATATCTCATATTTTCTGATTCTTCCCTACAACTGCTTTTATTTTACCCGCTATATGTCTTTAGCATAGTTATAAGCACCATCTGGTAACATTCTCTTTCTAATAATCTTCTTATGTTAGAATCTTCATTGTTGATGAAGATTCACACTGTTGTAAATTAAGTACATTGATAATGCTAGTGTTTGGTTGGTTCCATAGGAAGGTGCTTCAAGTCATGTTTGAGTTTGTCTTAAATTAGACTTTCTAATAATGCTGTCAGGTATAATGACATTGCCAAGTTTGGGTATGTTGCATTGGGACGATCCAAGTTCACAGGAGAGAAAGACTCAAGCCAAAGCAATTCTCCAACTTTACAAAATGCTAGTCATGTAAAAAGACCAGCTGGCCTGGGAGGGTAAGGTTCAAATCCTTAGTTTCTTTGTTCTTTTCTAATTGGTGttaattattattggattaatcCATGGTAAAAAGATTCAGCTACATTGTTTACTTCACTCAGGGTCATGATTGGAATAGGAGAGTAGGTGTACTCAATACTCCTTCTGAGTGTTTCCTTTCTTAAATATTTAGAGTTTCTATGTTGAATTAGATTTTCCTGCTGACCCTATCAAAGAATTCAACTTTAATGAGACTTGTCAAATTTCTGAGGCATTAAGTGGTATTGAGATCATTCATCTAAAAGGAACACAAAACTCAGATGACCTATTTGTAATCTCCTAACTTTACTATTATCTCCTTTGATTTTCATTTATGGTCACCTGTATCTATCATTGTTAAGATCTACTAAAAAGTGACTGTTATAAATATTTGTAAAGAGAAGTAATCAATTTATACCCATGAAGACTATATTTTCagcaaaaatttgaagtttatgGTTTCTTGATAGGTTGTAGTGAAATATGGAGAAGCAGTGATAGAAGTAGAAGCACCTGGACGCGTAGCCacgaacggtgcggcgatcggagttcGGATGAAGAAGTTATGGTGGATAGAAATTGGAACAAGGGTTTGAAACCCTTTTCTTCCCCCTCCTTGTGCTTCAGCGTGCTCCTTGCTGAAATGGGGAGGAAGATGAGCTTTGGCTCATTTTAAGTGATGAATTGGTTGGGCCCACGAGTCTGGTTTGGGTCTGGTTCGACCGGTtcggcccgtttggcccaatcttgggccaaattctttaaaattagtgtcaaaattttcgttttaAAGATCtctattctattttaatataatattcacatttttaattttatttttttaaaatttaatttattgactaattatttactaatttagctGGGTTTACATTAGGCAGATTAGAACAATCAGCAAAAAGGAAATAATCAAGGGATAGCTTCATTATACAAGGTCTGTAATTTGTATGCATTTGTGTTCACAATAACCAAGATAAATACTATGTATACATATAACATAATGATTATACCTGAGTATGTTTCCATTTCAAGTCACCTAACACAATCTccactaaaaaaaattcaaatcataATATCAAAGATGTTTCAGTTTACCCTTGGCAACATAAACCTTAAGATACTGCATATGACATGAAGCTTTCTCAGGTCCTGTCAACCCAGAGCAAGTGTCACTGGCTCCTAAGACAGCACAGTAAAGATAAACACTACAAAGGAGAACTAGTAGAACAAGAGCTGACAAGAGGAATCGGTGCCTCTCCATGAGTGTTGACCAATTTCCTAGCTCATTCTTAATTAAGAAGGTACCATTTATTATACACGGTAGATTCACTGCTTTCAAACTAGTCAATttgattctaaattctaaattctaaattctagtcAATTTGTTAGCACCTCATCCATCATCAGAGTTGTAGATATCATTATTTCTATCTCTTAAAATCcaccaaaaaattaaatagaacaaAAAGTATCTCTCCAATAAAAATCCTACTTCATCTAGTTGTTCAAGAAAGGACAAGCATActaaagaacaataaaaaatattaagaccAGGTGACCTTGATTAGCTCGAACACTTTAACCGTGTGTGACTCATGAGTGGAATATGGAAGAGAGGAAGTTCTGTAATCTGATTCTCATTAGTGTTAAAGAGAAAAATTACAGAGGAAATGAAGAAAAGGTTGATCAGTAACCTTACACATTACacgttttatgtatatatactttATCTAAGTGGAAGCTAGAAATAAATACAATTATTCTAAATCTAACTCAATTAACTAACTTACTCTTCAGTCTATATATGCACAATTAGTTACAAgtcatgcaaaaaaaaaaaaaaagaaaagaaaaacaaagcatCAAACCAGAT includes:
- the LOC112710287 gene encoding uncharacterized protein, with protein sequence MVLLLIFINEKFRLRFTPYVPRFAPIQLNLLQKLTPICAFSISPLPFHQPTLSDAAAPLCSGATVSLLYCSRTCCRPVTLTPPSLIIVLYNDIAKFGYVALGRSKFTGEKDSSQSNSPTLQNASHVKRPAGLGGL